A part of Periophthalmus magnuspinnatus isolate fPerMag1 chromosome 14, fPerMag1.2.pri, whole genome shotgun sequence genomic DNA contains:
- the LOC117381849 gene encoding neuronal tyrosine-phosphorylated phosphoinositide-3-kinase adapter 1 isoform X2 produces MSSGSAQDVAVESFLRDIERRSKRLHCAVIGCGEERSSGDMNLLYRKSRLDWRQRDQEGSRKSSTQNDPSATVGKVRDLASFRRHFRMGFMTMPASQDLSPHSCASAMAPRSQSCHAVGASDSSLENEEDYSDTQSQHGARCPPVKPKRHPSTRLSTSSTDSRDGRGAPEAALPPPPTHSQSKHSERKNSMKKSDSGEICSKKVPPLKPKRSPSTQLTFDAVPPRVPASLPFQGADSQVQVDGDDEPVYIEMVGQVFSRESQTATPHPVTPVATTPDSDSDQSEAIYEEMKYPQQEDRGSHRQPPPKHEKIKSSKHYHPTPSSSSSSSSLPRPSSSSPSYSKPKANVSMSHSSPLPSSASSTPVPQVLSASPHTPRAPTPYLLPGSKSESESSTKIPAPFPNLLQHRPPLLAFPQPAAASSGVQSKSSSAKTQTSNTTTQASTSSSTSSVPVSLSGSKESSSSSDKHNRDSQLGPAPGLRARSHSTPLPPSSKSTSPFSHHHHHPHHRPSHYHHYRKPDRGDSPAPNKSSSGQSTSQATVQTQTTGTGKESKSVSFLLKEKGEKDKDRDKDKDKERGERDKGRERDKDRDRDRDRDRDRDRDRDRDRDRDRDRDRDGGPHSLPIDTSSSSSQTPQSSTSSTPTPLSSSQRPHSRPHLRSHAHGLPAYKPPSSDSPLLWTYPSGGIRRPPAYESLRAGSQTPSLQQPSSLTGLADGPSKSNGGSGSLHSKAGFLPWDSHSSLGADEGSYWPMQRKLSFSHGSRDTENEGRAWNGSADALLRMDKEEFGSRGGHSGIPVHFSGASGRALGHSESLAGVDSSSGFRALPRAGLPLPCQTFPTCRNGVGRLGRSSSAAGVRQVGGDVPRQSSLPTRDTLNSALPSASCNSPSVSRQQQQLQLHQQQLKQQLQQLQQQHHLQVQFQQLAQLAQGQPSISGTASSTAQTQRDGKLLEVIERKRCLCKEIKAHRRPDKSLCKQDSMPILPSWRRTPEPRKTGTPPCQRPQAVVWDTAI; encoded by the exons ttctACCCAGAATGACCCCTCTGCTACCGTGGGCAAAGTCCGAGACCTGGCATCATTTCGCCGCCACTTCCGGATGGGCTTCATGACCATGCCGGCTTCCCAGGACCTGTCCCCTCACTCGTGTGCCTCTGCCATGGCCCCCCGTTCACAGTCGTGCCATGCGGTAGGGGCCAGCGACAGCAGCCTGGAGAACGAAGAGGACTACTCTGACACGCAGTCCCAGCACGGAGCCCGCTGCCCCCCAGTAAAACCCAAACGTCACCCCAGCACCCGCCTGAGCACATCGTCCACCGACAGCAGAGATGGCAGAGGAGCCCCCGAAGCTGCTCTGCCCCCTCCACCCACACACTCTCAGTCCAAGCACTCAGAAAGGAAGAACT CTATGAAGAAGTCTGACTCTGGTGAGATTTGCTCCAAAAAGGTCCCCCCACTGAAGCCTAAGAGGAGCCCGAGCACCCAGCTGACCTTTGATGCCGTGCCCCCGCGTGTGCCTGCCTCCCTGCCTTTCCAGGGGGCCGACTCCCAGGTCCAGGTCGACGGTGACGATGAGCCCGTCTACATAGAGATGGTGGGACAAGTTTTCAGTAGAGAGAGCCAGACAGCCACCCCCCACCCGGTCACCCCTGTGGCAACCACTCCAGACTCTGACTCCGACCAGAGCGAGGCCATATACGAAGAGATGAAGTACCCCCAACAGGAAGATAGGGGCAGCCACAGACAACCCCCTcccaaacatgaaaaaatcaaatccTCCAAGCATTACCATCCCacaccatcctcctcctccagttcTTCCTCTCTGCCCCGGCCTTCTTCATCATCGCCATCGTACTCCAAACCGAAAGCAAATGTGTCAATGTCACACTCCTCACCTCTGCCCTCATCCGCATCTTCCACCCCAGTGCCGCAGGTTTTATCTGCTAGCCCACACACCCCACGTGCTCCCACACCTTACCTTCTTCCAGGTAGTAAATCTGAGTCTGAATCCAGCACAAAAATTCCTGCGCCTTTCCCAAATCTTCTCCAGCATCGCCCCCCACTGCTGGCCTTCCCCCAACCAGCTGCTGCCTCCAGTGGTGTCCAGAGCAAATCTTCTTCTGCCAAAACGCAAACGTCTAACACCACCACACAAGCCAGCACCTCCTCGTCCACCTCCAGTGTCCCCGTGTCCCTCTCTGGCTCCAAAGAGTCATCCAGTTCATCAGACAAACATAATCGGGACTCGCAGCTTGGCCCTGCCCCTGGACTGAGAGCGAGGAGTCACTCCACACCTCTACCACCCTCCTCCAAATCCACCTCACCCTTTTctcatcaccaccaccacccgcACCACCGGCCATCCCACTATCACCACTACCGCAAACCTGACAGAGGTGACTCGCCCGCCCCCAACAAAAGCAGCAGTGGGCAGTCCACAAGCCAAGCCACAGTGCAGACTCAAACCACAGGTACGGGCAAAGAAAGCAAGTCTGTTAGCTTCCTCTTGAAGGAGAAAGGTGAGAAAGATAAAGACagagataaagataaagataaggAGCGAGGGGAAAGGGACAAAGGGCGAGAGAGGGACAAGGAtcgagacagagacagagacagagacagagacagagaccgaGACCGAGACCGAGACCGAGACCGAGACCGAGACAGAGACCGAGATGGAGGTCCACACTCTTTGCCCATAgacacctcctcttcatccagCCAGACCCCCCAGAGCAGCACCAGCTCCACTCCCACACCGCTCTCTTCATCGCAGCGGCCTCACTCTCGCCCACACCTCCGCTCACACGCCCATGGCCTGCCTGCCTACAAGCCCCCCTCCTCAGACAGCCCCCTGCTCTGGACATACCCCTCTGGAGGAATTCGAAGGCCCCCAGCCTATGAGAGCCTCCGAGCCGGGTCACAGACACCCTCACTGCAGCAGCCCTCCAGCCTGACTGGGCTTGCTGATGGACCCTCCAAAAGCAATGGAGGGTCAGGGTCACTCCACTCCAAAGCTGGTTTCCTGCCCTGGGACAGCCACTCCAGTTTAGGAGCAGATGAAGGCTCTTACTGGCCCATGCAGAGGAAGCTTTCGTTCAGTCAtgggagcagagacacagaga ATGAGGGTCGTGCCTGGAATGGCAGTGCTGATGCCTTGTTGCGGATGGATAAAGAAGAGTTTGGTTCTAGAGGGGGGCACTCGGGGATACCAGTTCATTTCAGTGGCGCCAGTGGCAGGGCTCTGGGCCACAGTGAGTCTCTGGCTGGTGTGGACAGTAGTTCAGGGTTCAGAGCACTGCCCAGAGCAGGCCTGCCTCTACCCTGCCAGACGTTTCCTACCTGTCGCAATGGAG TGGGGCGGCTGGGCCGGTCCTCCTCTGCTGCTGGAGTCAGACAGGTGGGAGGAGACGTCCCGAGACAGAGCAGTCTGCCCACACGGGACACACTCAATTCG GCCCTGCCCTCAGCCTCCTGTAACAGCCCCAGTGTGTcccggcagcagcagcagctccagcTCCATCAGCAGCAGTTAaagcagcagctgcagcagctgCAGCAACAGCACCACCTACAGGTGCAGTTCCAGCAGCTGGCTCAGCTAGCCCAGGGTCAGCCCAGCATCAGCGGGACTGCCTCCTCTACAGCTCAGACCCAGAGAGACGGCAAACTGCTGGAGGTGATCGAGCGCAAACGCTGCCTGTGCAAAGAGATTAAAGCCCACAGACGCCCTGACAAGAGCCTGTGTAAGCAGGACAGCATGCCCATCCTCCCGAGTTGGAGGCGGACACCTGAACCTCGTAAGACTGGCACTCCGCCCTGCCAGCGGCCACAGGCTGTAGTGTGGGACACAGCCATCTGA
- the LOC117381849 gene encoding neuronal tyrosine-phosphorylated phosphoinositide-3-kinase adapter 1 isoform X1 — translation MSSGSAQDVAVESFLRDIERRSKRLHCAVIGCGEERSSGDMNLLYRKSRLDWRQRDQEGSRKSSTQNDPSATVGKVRDLASFRRHFRMGFMTMPASQDLSPHSCASAMAPRSQSCHAVGASDSSLENEEDYSDTQSQHGARCPPVKPKRHPSTRLSTSSTDSRDGRGAPEAALPPPPTHSQSKHSERKNSMKKSDSGEICSKKVPPLKPKRSPSTQLTFDAVPPRVPASLPFQGADSQVQVDGDDEPVYIEMVGQVFSRESQTATPHPVTPVATTPDSDSDQSEAIYEEMKYPQQEDRGSHRQPPPKHEKIKSSKHYHPTPSSSSSSSSLPRPSSSSPSYSKPKANVSMSHSSPLPSSASSTPVPQVLSASPHTPRAPTPYLLPGSKSESESSTKIPAPFPNLLQHRPPLLAFPQPAAASSGVQSKSSSAKTQTSNTTTQASTSSSTSSVPVSLSGSKESSSSSDKHNRDSQLGPAPGLRARSHSTPLPPSSKSTSPFSHHHHHPHHRPSHYHHYRKPDRGDSPAPNKSSSGQSTSQATVQTQTTGTGKESKSVSFLLKEKGEKDKDRDKDKDKERGERDKGRERDKDRDRDRDRDRDRDRDRDRDRDRDRDRDRDGGPHSLPIDTSSSSSQTPQSSTSSTPTPLSSSQRPHSRPHLRSHAHGLPAYKPPSSDSPLLWTYPSGGIRRPPAYESLRAGSQTPSLQQPSSLTGLADGPSKSNGGSGSLHSKAGFLPWDSHSSLGADEGSYWPMQRKLSFSHGSRDTENEGRAWNGSADALLRMDKEEFGSRGGHSGIPVHFSGASGRALGHSESLAGVDSSSGFRALPRAGLPLPCQTFPTCRNGEVGRLGRSSSAAGVRQVGGDVPRQSSLPTRDTLNSALPSASCNSPSVSRQQQQLQLHQQQLKQQLQQLQQQHHLQVQFQQLAQLAQGQPSISGTASSTAQTQRDGKLLEVIERKRCLCKEIKAHRRPDKSLCKQDSMPILPSWRRTPEPRKTGTPPCQRPQAVVWDTAI, via the exons ttctACCCAGAATGACCCCTCTGCTACCGTGGGCAAAGTCCGAGACCTGGCATCATTTCGCCGCCACTTCCGGATGGGCTTCATGACCATGCCGGCTTCCCAGGACCTGTCCCCTCACTCGTGTGCCTCTGCCATGGCCCCCCGTTCACAGTCGTGCCATGCGGTAGGGGCCAGCGACAGCAGCCTGGAGAACGAAGAGGACTACTCTGACACGCAGTCCCAGCACGGAGCCCGCTGCCCCCCAGTAAAACCCAAACGTCACCCCAGCACCCGCCTGAGCACATCGTCCACCGACAGCAGAGATGGCAGAGGAGCCCCCGAAGCTGCTCTGCCCCCTCCACCCACACACTCTCAGTCCAAGCACTCAGAAAGGAAGAACT CTATGAAGAAGTCTGACTCTGGTGAGATTTGCTCCAAAAAGGTCCCCCCACTGAAGCCTAAGAGGAGCCCGAGCACCCAGCTGACCTTTGATGCCGTGCCCCCGCGTGTGCCTGCCTCCCTGCCTTTCCAGGGGGCCGACTCCCAGGTCCAGGTCGACGGTGACGATGAGCCCGTCTACATAGAGATGGTGGGACAAGTTTTCAGTAGAGAGAGCCAGACAGCCACCCCCCACCCGGTCACCCCTGTGGCAACCACTCCAGACTCTGACTCCGACCAGAGCGAGGCCATATACGAAGAGATGAAGTACCCCCAACAGGAAGATAGGGGCAGCCACAGACAACCCCCTcccaaacatgaaaaaatcaaatccTCCAAGCATTACCATCCCacaccatcctcctcctccagttcTTCCTCTCTGCCCCGGCCTTCTTCATCATCGCCATCGTACTCCAAACCGAAAGCAAATGTGTCAATGTCACACTCCTCACCTCTGCCCTCATCCGCATCTTCCACCCCAGTGCCGCAGGTTTTATCTGCTAGCCCACACACCCCACGTGCTCCCACACCTTACCTTCTTCCAGGTAGTAAATCTGAGTCTGAATCCAGCACAAAAATTCCTGCGCCTTTCCCAAATCTTCTCCAGCATCGCCCCCCACTGCTGGCCTTCCCCCAACCAGCTGCTGCCTCCAGTGGTGTCCAGAGCAAATCTTCTTCTGCCAAAACGCAAACGTCTAACACCACCACACAAGCCAGCACCTCCTCGTCCACCTCCAGTGTCCCCGTGTCCCTCTCTGGCTCCAAAGAGTCATCCAGTTCATCAGACAAACATAATCGGGACTCGCAGCTTGGCCCTGCCCCTGGACTGAGAGCGAGGAGTCACTCCACACCTCTACCACCCTCCTCCAAATCCACCTCACCCTTTTctcatcaccaccaccacccgcACCACCGGCCATCCCACTATCACCACTACCGCAAACCTGACAGAGGTGACTCGCCCGCCCCCAACAAAAGCAGCAGTGGGCAGTCCACAAGCCAAGCCACAGTGCAGACTCAAACCACAGGTACGGGCAAAGAAAGCAAGTCTGTTAGCTTCCTCTTGAAGGAGAAAGGTGAGAAAGATAAAGACagagataaagataaagataaggAGCGAGGGGAAAGGGACAAAGGGCGAGAGAGGGACAAGGAtcgagacagagacagagacagagacagagacagagaccgaGACCGAGACCGAGACCGAGACCGAGACCGAGACAGAGACCGAGATGGAGGTCCACACTCTTTGCCCATAgacacctcctcttcatccagCCAGACCCCCCAGAGCAGCACCAGCTCCACTCCCACACCGCTCTCTTCATCGCAGCGGCCTCACTCTCGCCCACACCTCCGCTCACACGCCCATGGCCTGCCTGCCTACAAGCCCCCCTCCTCAGACAGCCCCCTGCTCTGGACATACCCCTCTGGAGGAATTCGAAGGCCCCCAGCCTATGAGAGCCTCCGAGCCGGGTCACAGACACCCTCACTGCAGCAGCCCTCCAGCCTGACTGGGCTTGCTGATGGACCCTCCAAAAGCAATGGAGGGTCAGGGTCACTCCACTCCAAAGCTGGTTTCCTGCCCTGGGACAGCCACTCCAGTTTAGGAGCAGATGAAGGCTCTTACTGGCCCATGCAGAGGAAGCTTTCGTTCAGTCAtgggagcagagacacagaga ATGAGGGTCGTGCCTGGAATGGCAGTGCTGATGCCTTGTTGCGGATGGATAAAGAAGAGTTTGGTTCTAGAGGGGGGCACTCGGGGATACCAGTTCATTTCAGTGGCGCCAGTGGCAGGGCTCTGGGCCACAGTGAGTCTCTGGCTGGTGTGGACAGTAGTTCAGGGTTCAGAGCACTGCCCAGAGCAGGCCTGCCTCTACCCTGCCAGACGTTTCCTACCTGTCGCAATGGAG AAGTGGGGCGGCTGGGCCGGTCCTCCTCTGCTGCTGGAGTCAGACAGGTGGGAGGAGACGTCCCGAGACAGAGCAGTCTGCCCACACGGGACACACTCAATTCG GCCCTGCCCTCAGCCTCCTGTAACAGCCCCAGTGTGTcccggcagcagcagcagctccagcTCCATCAGCAGCAGTTAaagcagcagctgcagcagctgCAGCAACAGCACCACCTACAGGTGCAGTTCCAGCAGCTGGCTCAGCTAGCCCAGGGTCAGCCCAGCATCAGCGGGACTGCCTCCTCTACAGCTCAGACCCAGAGAGACGGCAAACTGCTGGAGGTGATCGAGCGCAAACGCTGCCTGTGCAAAGAGATTAAAGCCCACAGACGCCCTGACAAGAGCCTGTGTAAGCAGGACAGCATGCCCATCCTCCCGAGTTGGAGGCGGACACCTGAACCTCGTAAGACTGGCACTCCGCCCTGCCAGCGGCCACAGGCTGTAGTGTGGGACACAGCCATCTGA
- the atp1b2b gene encoding sodium/potassium-transporting ATPase subunit beta-2b isoform X1, translating to MAKEGEKGEWKEFIWNPRTREFLGRTASSWGLILLFYLIFYIFLAGLFALTMYVMLQTLDDHKPTWQDRLSTPGMVIRPKADETFEIVYDIQKTETWDLYAQALDKFLAPYNNSIQVQKNDECVPDQYYKQEDSGEVKNNPKRSCQFNRTMLEECSGIYDQHYGYQEGKPCIIIKLNRVIGMLPGKNGNAPYVTCGAKRYKVGKDEWREDTDKIGELMYFPPNGTFNLMYYPYYGKKAQVNYSQPLVAIKFLNVTHNQDVNIECKINADNIPIGSERDKFAGRVSFKLRINTKN from the exons ATGGCAAaagaaggagaaaagggagagtgGAAGGAGTTTATATGGAACCCACGAACGAGGGAGTTTCTGGGCAGGACGGCGAGCAGCTGGG GTCTTATTCTTCTCTTCTATCTAATTTTCTACATCTTCCTGGCGGGACTGTTTGCACTTACCATGTATGTCATGCTGCAGACTCTGGATGACCACAAGCCCACCTGGCAGGACCGCCTCTCCACACCAG GTATGGTGATCAGACCTAAAGCAGACGAAACCTTTGAGATCGTCTATGACATCCAGAAGACAGAGACTTGGGACTTGTATGCCCAGGCCTTGGACAAATTCCTTGCAC CCTacaacaattcaattcaagtccAGAAAAATGATGAGTGTGTCCCGGACCAGTACTATAAGCAGGAGGACAGTGGAGAGGTGAAGAACAACCCAAAACGCTCCTGTCAATTCAACCGCACCATGCTGGAAGAGTGCTCCGGCATCTACGACCAACACTATGGATACCAGGAGGGCAAGCCGTGCATCATCATCAAACTGAACAGG GTGATTGGAATGCTGCCAGGAAAGAATGGGAACGCTCCGTATGTCACCTGTGGAGCTAAG AGATATAAAGTGGGCAAGGATGAATGG AGGGAAGACACTGACAAGATCGGAGAGTTGATGTATTTCCCTCCTAATGGCACTTTTAATCTTATGTACTACCCTTACTATGGAAAGAAAGCTCAG GTGAACTACTCTCAGCCTTTGGTCGCCATCAAGTTCCTTAACGTCACCCATAACCAAGATGTCAACATTGAGTGCAAGATTAACGCTGACAACATTCCCATTGGGAGCGAAAGGGACAAGTTTGCTGGACGTGTGTCTTTCAAACTAAGGATCAACACGAAGAACTAG
- the atp1b2b gene encoding sodium/potassium-transporting ATPase subunit beta-2b isoform X2, whose protein sequence is MAKEGEKGEWKEFIWNPRTREFLGRTASSWGLILLFYLIFYIFLAGLFALTMYVMLQTLDDHKPTWQDRLSTPGMVIRPKADETFEIVYDIQKTETWDLYAQALDKFLAPYNNSIQVQKNDECVPDQYYKQEDSGEVKNNPKRSCQFNRTMLEECSGIYDQHYGYQEGKPCIIIKLNRVIGMLPGKNGNAPYVTCGAKREDTDKIGELMYFPPNGTFNLMYYPYYGKKAQVNYSQPLVAIKFLNVTHNQDVNIECKINADNIPIGSERDKFAGRVSFKLRINTKN, encoded by the exons ATGGCAAaagaaggagaaaagggagagtgGAAGGAGTTTATATGGAACCCACGAACGAGGGAGTTTCTGGGCAGGACGGCGAGCAGCTGGG GTCTTATTCTTCTCTTCTATCTAATTTTCTACATCTTCCTGGCGGGACTGTTTGCACTTACCATGTATGTCATGCTGCAGACTCTGGATGACCACAAGCCCACCTGGCAGGACCGCCTCTCCACACCAG GTATGGTGATCAGACCTAAAGCAGACGAAACCTTTGAGATCGTCTATGACATCCAGAAGACAGAGACTTGGGACTTGTATGCCCAGGCCTTGGACAAATTCCTTGCAC CCTacaacaattcaattcaagtccAGAAAAATGATGAGTGTGTCCCGGACCAGTACTATAAGCAGGAGGACAGTGGAGAGGTGAAGAACAACCCAAAACGCTCCTGTCAATTCAACCGCACCATGCTGGAAGAGTGCTCCGGCATCTACGACCAACACTATGGATACCAGGAGGGCAAGCCGTGCATCATCATCAAACTGAACAGG GTGATTGGAATGCTGCCAGGAAAGAATGGGAACGCTCCGTATGTCACCTGTGGAGCTAAG AGGGAAGACACTGACAAGATCGGAGAGTTGATGTATTTCCCTCCTAATGGCACTTTTAATCTTATGTACTACCCTTACTATGGAAAGAAAGCTCAG GTGAACTACTCTCAGCCTTTGGTCGCCATCAAGTTCCTTAACGTCACCCATAACCAAGATGTCAACATTGAGTGCAAGATTAACGCTGACAACATTCCCATTGGGAGCGAAAGGGACAAGTTTGCTGGACGTGTGTCTTTCAAACTAAGGATCAACACGAAGAACTAG
- the gltpd2b gene encoding glycolipid transfer protein domain-containing protein 2 isoform X2: MEPCQEGEESSSETAGQEGGLDYHWDSCIKGYNRVNKLHHLYNSSEATALDDSMLIELCPGQKFQVSLLLSHLQAGPTGPSDVLLEPYLASWDELVKFMEALGSVVGLISKEIETKTTIIRQLASSPEDDREAELNPEILPMKTEAEQKPPTHTPAYRSVRSMIHVELEKDMVDFHQQTDSGCRTLLRLHRALLWLKLFLEKLADTPATGRLRSPSDLCREAYQKSLANHHTWFVRRAAELAFIAMPERTFFFRLVCVEDQVELSIVLTKVVQALEKVYNRTQIALEEHGMLDLP, from the exons ATGGAGCCATGCCAAGAAGGCGAGGAATCATCTTCAGAAACAGCTGGACAAG AAGGCGGCCTGGACTACCactgggattcttgtattaaggGCTATAATCGTGTGAATAAG CTCCACCATCTGTATAACAGCAGTGAGGCCACAGCTCTGGATGACTCCATGCTCATCGAATTGTGCCCTGGACAGAAGTTCCaggtgtctctgctgctgtcccaCCTGCAGGCTGGGCCCACTGGCCCCTCAGACGTCCTACTGGAGCCCTATCTCGCCAGCTGGGATGAACTGGTCAA ATTTATGGAGGCTCTGGGTTCAGTAGTGGGACTGATTTCCAaagaaatagaaacaaaaactaCTATAATCCGTCAGCTGGCAAGTTCACCAGAAGACGATCGTGAGGCCGAACTGAATCCTGAGATCCTCCCCATGAagacagaggcagagcagaAGCCCCCCACTCACACCCCTGCATACCGCTCGGTGCGCTCTATGATCCATGTTGAGCTGGAGAAGGACATGGTGGATTTCCATCAGCAGACAGACTCAGGCTGTAGAACTTTGCTGCGCCTCCACCGGGCGCTGCTCTGGCTCAAACTCTTCCTGGAGAAACTGGCTGACACTCCAGCAACAGGCCGCCTAAGAAGCCCCTCTGACCTGTGCCGTGAGGCGTACCAAAAAAGCCTGGCCAATCACCACACCTGGTTTGTGCGGCGGGCGGCGGAATTGGCCTTCATAGCCATGCCTGAGCGCACCTTCTTCTTCAGGCTGGTGTGTGTGGAGGACCAGGTAGAGCTCAGCATTGTGCTCACTAAAGTAGTCCAGGCTCTGGAGAAGGTCTACAACAGAACGCAGATCGCGCTGGAAGAACATGGTATGCTGGATTTGCCATAA
- the gltpd2b gene encoding glycolipid transfer protein domain-containing protein 2 isoform X1, with protein MGVKSKAALAIVVLLLFLGSLWLQGGLDYHWDSCIKGYNRVNKLHHLYNSSEATALDDSMLIELCPGQKFQVSLLLSHLQAGPTGPSDVLLEPYLASWDELVKFMEALGSVVGLISKEIETKTTIIRQLASSPEDDREAELNPEILPMKTEAEQKPPTHTPAYRSVRSMIHVELEKDMVDFHQQTDSGCRTLLRLHRALLWLKLFLEKLADTPATGRLRSPSDLCREAYQKSLANHHTWFVRRAAELAFIAMPERTFFFRLVCVEDQVELSIVLTKVVQALEKVYNRTQIALEEHGMLDLP; from the exons ATGGGCGTGAAGAGCAAGGCTGCGCTGGCCATCGTTGTCTTGCTGCTCTTCCTCGGCTCTCTTTGGCTAC AAGGCGGCCTGGACTACCactgggattcttgtattaaggGCTATAATCGTGTGAATAAG CTCCACCATCTGTATAACAGCAGTGAGGCCACAGCTCTGGATGACTCCATGCTCATCGAATTGTGCCCTGGACAGAAGTTCCaggtgtctctgctgctgtcccaCCTGCAGGCTGGGCCCACTGGCCCCTCAGACGTCCTACTGGAGCCCTATCTCGCCAGCTGGGATGAACTGGTCAA ATTTATGGAGGCTCTGGGTTCAGTAGTGGGACTGATTTCCAaagaaatagaaacaaaaactaCTATAATCCGTCAGCTGGCAAGTTCACCAGAAGACGATCGTGAGGCCGAACTGAATCCTGAGATCCTCCCCATGAagacagaggcagagcagaAGCCCCCCACTCACACCCCTGCATACCGCTCGGTGCGCTCTATGATCCATGTTGAGCTGGAGAAGGACATGGTGGATTTCCATCAGCAGACAGACTCAGGCTGTAGAACTTTGCTGCGCCTCCACCGGGCGCTGCTCTGGCTCAAACTCTTCCTGGAGAAACTGGCTGACACTCCAGCAACAGGCCGCCTAAGAAGCCCCTCTGACCTGTGCCGTGAGGCGTACCAAAAAAGCCTGGCCAATCACCACACCTGGTTTGTGCGGCGGGCGGCGGAATTGGCCTTCATAGCCATGCCTGAGCGCACCTTCTTCTTCAGGCTGGTGTGTGTGGAGGACCAGGTAGAGCTCAGCATTGTGCTCACTAAAGTAGTCCAGGCTCTGGAGAAGGTCTACAACAGAACGCAGATCGCGCTGGAAGAACATGGTATGCTGGATTTGCCATAA
- the gltpd2b gene encoding glycolipid transfer protein domain-containing protein 2 isoform X3, translating into MLIELCPGQKFQVSLLLSHLQAGPTGPSDVLLEPYLASWDELVKFMEALGSVVGLISKEIETKTTIIRQLASSPEDDREAELNPEILPMKTEAEQKPPTHTPAYRSVRSMIHVELEKDMVDFHQQTDSGCRTLLRLHRALLWLKLFLEKLADTPATGRLRSPSDLCREAYQKSLANHHTWFVRRAAELAFIAMPERTFFFRLVCVEDQVELSIVLTKVVQALEKVYNRTQIALEEHGMLDLP; encoded by the exons ATGCTCATCGAATTGTGCCCTGGACAGAAGTTCCaggtgtctctgctgctgtcccaCCTGCAGGCTGGGCCCACTGGCCCCTCAGACGTCCTACTGGAGCCCTATCTCGCCAGCTGGGATGAACTGGTCAA ATTTATGGAGGCTCTGGGTTCAGTAGTGGGACTGATTTCCAaagaaatagaaacaaaaactaCTATAATCCGTCAGCTGGCAAGTTCACCAGAAGACGATCGTGAGGCCGAACTGAATCCTGAGATCCTCCCCATGAagacagaggcagagcagaAGCCCCCCACTCACACCCCTGCATACCGCTCGGTGCGCTCTATGATCCATGTTGAGCTGGAGAAGGACATGGTGGATTTCCATCAGCAGACAGACTCAGGCTGTAGAACTTTGCTGCGCCTCCACCGGGCGCTGCTCTGGCTCAAACTCTTCCTGGAGAAACTGGCTGACACTCCAGCAACAGGCCGCCTAAGAAGCCCCTCTGACCTGTGCCGTGAGGCGTACCAAAAAAGCCTGGCCAATCACCACACCTGGTTTGTGCGGCGGGCGGCGGAATTGGCCTTCATAGCCATGCCTGAGCGCACCTTCTTCTTCAGGCTGGTGTGTGTGGAGGACCAGGTAGAGCTCAGCATTGTGCTCACTAAAGTAGTCCAGGCTCTGGAGAAGGTCTACAACAGAACGCAGATCGCGCTGGAAGAACATGGTATGCTGGATTTGCCATAA